One segment of Phaeacidiphilus oryzae TH49 DNA contains the following:
- a CDS encoding TetR/AcrR family transcriptional regulator, producing MENRERILDAARALFAAEGLDVPMRAVARRAGVGPATLYRRFPTKEALVTEAFAEQMQACLRIAEEGLADPDPWHGFCRVVERICEVNARDRGFTDAFLAAYPQAVDLAEHRGRTLRAVSRLARRAKEAGGLRPDFAVEDLIMMIMANRGLRAPGEPARIAASRRFAALVIQAFQASPGQAPLPPVPRLDPGPLQRPGPGQAPAPDLGQGLRATPA from the coding sequence GTGGAGAACCGGGAGCGGATCCTCGACGCGGCCCGCGCCCTCTTCGCCGCCGAGGGACTCGACGTGCCGATGCGTGCGGTCGCCCGCCGCGCCGGGGTCGGCCCGGCCACCCTCTACCGGCGCTTTCCGACCAAGGAGGCGCTGGTCACCGAGGCGTTCGCGGAGCAGATGCAGGCTTGCCTCCGGATCGCCGAGGAGGGCTTGGCCGATCCGGACCCCTGGCACGGCTTCTGCCGGGTGGTCGAGCGGATCTGCGAGGTGAACGCCAGGGACCGCGGCTTCACCGACGCCTTCCTGGCCGCCTACCCCCAGGCGGTCGACCTCGCCGAGCACCGCGGCCGGACGCTGCGGGCGGTCTCCCGGCTCGCCCGCCGGGCGAAGGAGGCCGGAGGCCTGCGGCCCGACTTCGCGGTGGAGGATCTGATCATGATGATCATGGCCAACCGGGGCCTCCGCGCCCCGGGGGAGCCGGCCCGTATCGCGGCCTCCCGGCGGTTCGCCGCACTGGTGATCCAGGCATTCCAGGCCTCGCCCGGACAGGCACCGCTGCCGCCGGTGCCCCGGCTCGATCCGGGGCCGCTCCAGCGGCCGGGCCCCGGTCAGGCCCCGGCTCCGGACCTGGGTCAGGGCTTGCGGGCCACGCCCGCGTAG
- a CDS encoding TIGR04282 family arsenosugar biosynthesis glycosyltransferase: MRAVLAARWPTLLVIAKEPVPGRVKTRLSGPGAPCSPADAARLAEAALSDTLRALSAVPAGRRVLVLEGEPGRWVPPGWEVLPQCGGGLDRRLAHAFGLADPEAPAFLVGMDTPQIGARLVAEPLAPGARRGVDAWYGPAADGGFWALGLARPSAALAERLLLGVPMSTAETGAALLDRLDGAGLTVRHLATLTDVDTAEDAEEVAAAAPETGFAARWSELLAARAGAGAGLRAGAGAGAGAGSGVGVGAAARATAESRAEAADPGAIGPA, from the coding sequence ATGCGGGCGGTGCTGGCGGCGCGCTGGCCGACGCTGCTGGTCATCGCCAAGGAGCCGGTGCCGGGGCGGGTGAAGACCCGGCTCTCCGGGCCCGGCGCGCCGTGCTCGCCGGCGGACGCGGCCCGGCTGGCGGAGGCCGCGCTGTCGGACACCCTCCGCGCGCTCTCCGCGGTGCCGGCCGGGCGCCGGGTGCTGGTGCTGGAGGGCGAGCCAGGGCGGTGGGTACCGCCGGGGTGGGAGGTGCTGCCGCAGTGCGGGGGCGGTCTCGACCGGCGCCTCGCCCATGCCTTCGGGCTGGCCGACCCGGAGGCCCCGGCCTTCCTGGTCGGCATGGACACCCCGCAGATCGGGGCCCGGCTGGTGGCGGAGCCGCTGGCACCGGGCGCACGCCGGGGCGTCGACGCCTGGTACGGCCCGGCGGCGGACGGCGGATTCTGGGCGCTGGGCCTGGCCCGGCCCTCGGCGGCGCTGGCCGAACGGCTGCTGCTCGGGGTGCCGATGTCCACGGCGGAGACCGGGGCCGCGCTGCTGGACCGGCTGGACGGGGCGGGGCTGACGGTACGTCACCTCGCGACCCTGACCGACGTGGACACCGCGGAGGACGCCGAGGAGGTCGCGGCCGCCGCGCCGGAGACCGGCTTCGCCGCCCGCTGGAGCGAGCTCCTGGCCGCACGAGCCGGAGCAGGAGCAGGACTGAGAGCAGGAGCGGGAGCAGGAGCAGGAGCCGGCTCTGGCGTCGGCGTCGGCGCCGCCGCAAGAGCCACCGCCGAATCCCGCGCCGAAGCCGCCGACCCCGGCGCGATCGGCCCGGCGTGA
- a CDS encoding sensor histidine kinase, producing the protein MKDILLIAAYAALGAGAAGLLGWPAVRLLRRRSVALSLFTVAVVTVLAMTAGTVAVARAMFLSDHDFGVVLTVVCMAAVVSLAVAALLGRQVVRGSRALARAARTVGSDAGFVAPEQPLGAELAELSAELATTSARLAESRERERALESSRRELIAWISHDLRTPLAGLRAMAESLEDGVAEDPARYHARIRTEVERLTGMVDDLFELSRIQAGALSLSLSRVSVYDLVGDAIAGAYPLARERGVRLVGDRIEPVPVRVDPREITRVLANLLFNAIRATPSEGRVAVAARRRDQDVVLSVTDGCGGIAEQDLSKVFDAGWRGSTARTPRESGGAAGELAGSGAGLGLAIVRGIVEAHAGRASVRNTEGGCCFEIALPAEPAPDAAAT; encoded by the coding sequence GTGAAGGACATCCTGCTCATCGCCGCCTACGCGGCCCTCGGCGCCGGAGCGGCCGGCCTCCTCGGCTGGCCGGCGGTGCGGCTGCTGCGCCGCCGCTCGGTGGCCCTCTCGCTGTTCACCGTGGCCGTGGTGACCGTGCTGGCGATGACCGCCGGGACGGTGGCCGTGGCCCGCGCGATGTTCCTCTCCGACCACGACTTCGGCGTGGTCCTCACCGTGGTCTGCATGGCCGCGGTGGTCTCGCTCGCGGTGGCCGCGCTGCTCGGCCGCCAGGTGGTGCGCGGCAGCCGGGCGCTGGCCCGGGCCGCGCGCACGGTCGGCAGCGACGCCGGATTCGTCGCCCCCGAGCAGCCGCTCGGCGCCGAACTCGCGGAACTGAGCGCCGAGTTGGCGACCACCAGCGCACGGCTCGCGGAGTCCAGGGAGCGCGAGCGGGCGCTGGAGTCCTCGCGCCGCGAGCTGATCGCCTGGATCTCCCACGATCTCCGCACCCCGCTGGCGGGGCTGCGGGCCATGGCCGAGTCCCTGGAGGACGGCGTCGCCGAGGACCCGGCCCGCTACCACGCCCGGATCAGGACAGAGGTGGAGCGGCTGACCGGGATGGTCGACGACCTCTTCGAGCTCTCCCGGATCCAGGCCGGCGCGCTGAGCCTCTCGCTCTCCCGGGTCTCGGTGTACGACCTGGTCGGCGACGCGATCGCGGGGGCGTACCCGCTGGCCAGGGAGCGCGGGGTGCGGCTGGTGGGGGACCGGATCGAGCCGGTGCCGGTGCGGGTGGACCCGCGGGAGATCACCCGGGTGCTGGCCAACCTCCTCTTCAACGCGATCCGGGCGACGCCCTCCGAGGGGAGGGTCGCGGTCGCGGCCCGGCGCCGCGACCAGGACGTGGTGCTCTCCGTCACCGACGGCTGCGGCGGCATCGCCGAGCAGGACCTGTCCAAGGTCTTCGACGCCGGCTGGCGCGGCAGCACGGCCCGGACGCCGAGGGAGTCCGGCGGCGCCGCGGGCGAGCTCGCCGGCTCGGGCGCGGGGCTCGGCCTCGCCATCGTGCGCGGGATCGTCGAGGCGCACGCCGGGCGGGCGTCGGTGCGCAACACGGAGGGCGGCTGCTGCTTCGAGATCGCCCTCCCGGCCGAGCCGGCTCCGGACGCGGCGGCCACCTGA
- a CDS encoding SAM-dependent methyltransferase, whose translation MSDFMKPTATDDWQPVDLRTDIAHSARVYNAWLGGKDNFPADRAVAQQVTEACPSIPIAARENRRFLRRAVHALAAEHGVRQFLDIGTGLPAVDPPHEVAQRVDPTARVVYADNDPIVLTHARALLSSHPSGATRYLQADFREPEAVLGSPQVAEILDLDRPVALLLVALLHFFPSDEEAYGLVARYVDALPPGSHLVLSHGTHDHVTPALQAASEAYAASGIQARWRTRDEVARFFDGLELLAPGVVLTAAWNRDPAVDGPAPSPEDTSFYAGVARKP comes from the coding sequence GTGTCCGACTTCATGAAGCCCACGGCGACGGACGACTGGCAGCCGGTCGACCTCCGCACCGACATCGCCCACTCGGCACGGGTCTACAACGCCTGGCTGGGCGGCAAGGACAACTTCCCCGCCGACCGCGCCGTCGCCCAGCAGGTCACCGAGGCCTGCCCGAGCATTCCGATTGCCGCCCGGGAGAACCGCCGCTTCCTGCGCCGCGCCGTCCACGCCCTCGCGGCCGAGCACGGCGTCCGCCAGTTCCTGGACATCGGCACCGGGCTGCCCGCCGTCGACCCGCCGCACGAGGTCGCCCAGCGCGTCGACCCCACCGCGCGCGTGGTCTACGCCGACAACGACCCGATCGTCCTCACCCACGCTCGGGCCCTCCTCTCCTCCCACCCCTCCGGCGCCACCCGCTACCTCCAGGCCGACTTCCGCGAGCCGGAGGCCGTCCTCGGCTCCCCCCAAGTCGCCGAGATCCTGGACCTGGACCGGCCGGTGGCCCTGCTGCTGGTGGCCCTCCTGCACTTCTTCCCGTCCGACGAGGAGGCGTACGGCCTGGTCGCCCGGTACGTCGACGCCCTTCCGCCGGGCAGCCACCTGGTCCTCTCGCACGGCACCCACGACCACGTCACCCCAGCGCTGCAGGCCGCCTCCGAGGCCTACGCCGCCTCCGGCATCCAGGCCCGCTGGCGCACCCGGGACGAGGTCGCCCGCTTCTTCGACGGTCTGGAACTCCTCGCCCCCGGCGTGGTGCTGACCGCCGCCTGGAACCGCGACCCGGCGGTCGACGGACCGGCCCCCTCCCCGGAGGACACCTCCTTCTACGCGGGCGTGGCCCGCAAGCCCTGA
- a CDS encoding ligand-gated ion channel, with the protein MSTESGSVPPSGTGRGGSAPSHGSRPPGRGPGRGGVRTALVYLVIAAVLLAVCGVAAAGVSVPTRDLLDQSRRFALILACAVVGLSCLAAALLLRRGPKRPTALGWLSAVFSLLCLAATICVWTVTGADDSTKHVPGTLISNNAQADAFLAVNHQQRQTRVPTGVLIETAQFSDANNVKLTGFVWQRLPASADPEVPQLLLPDAVDGGVGPMVYQHRLGGQQVVGWQLRATVRQPFDYRHYPFDRQVIRLTMWATGYGNALVPDFDAYPPWQKHRNMGLYRELVSGDWHTQFTTFAMNEVDDQTSYGNTAVSVHSTIPELHFNIGVARNFLSPLLDRLIPLLVIACLVFASLFVVTTDSDRRSLAGFSTWTVIGFCGAMMLVVAVQHSSLRSQTGSGSVVYAEYFYFILYLVIALTALNVVDYTANSRFRLVAWRGNLAARLLYWPIAMGLVLAATIGVFLL; encoded by the coding sequence ATGTCGACCGAGTCCGGTTCCGTCCCGCCGTCCGGCACCGGCCGCGGCGGCTCCGCCCCGTCCCACGGCTCGCGCCCGCCGGGCCGCGGGCCGGGGCGGGGCGGAGTCCGGACGGCCCTGGTGTACCTGGTGATCGCGGCCGTCCTCCTCGCCGTGTGCGGGGTGGCGGCCGCCGGGGTCAGCGTGCCGACGCGCGATCTCCTCGACCAGTCCCGCCGCTTCGCGCTGATCCTGGCCTGCGCGGTGGTCGGCCTGAGCTGCCTGGCGGCGGCGCTGCTGCTGCGCCGCGGCCCGAAGCGGCCGACCGCGCTCGGCTGGCTCAGCGCCGTCTTCTCGCTGCTCTGCCTGGCCGCGACGATCTGCGTCTGGACGGTGACCGGGGCCGACGACTCCACCAAGCACGTGCCCGGCACCCTGATCTCGAACAACGCCCAGGCCGACGCCTTTCTGGCGGTCAACCATCAGCAGCGGCAGACCCGGGTGCCGACCGGTGTGCTGATCGAGACCGCCCAGTTCAGCGACGCCAACAACGTCAAGCTCACCGGCTTCGTCTGGCAGCGGCTGCCCGCCTCGGCCGATCCCGAGGTACCGCAGCTGCTGCTGCCGGACGCGGTGGACGGCGGGGTCGGCCCGATGGTCTACCAGCACCGGCTGGGCGGGCAGCAGGTGGTGGGCTGGCAGTTGCGCGCGACCGTGCGCCAGCCCTTCGACTACCGCCACTACCCCTTCGACCGGCAGGTGATCCGGCTGACGATGTGGGCCACCGGCTACGGAAACGCGCTGGTGCCGGACTTCGACGCCTATCCGCCCTGGCAGAAGCACCGGAACATGGGCCTCTACCGGGAGCTGGTCTCCGGCGACTGGCACACCCAGTTCACCACCTTCGCCATGAACGAGGTGGACGACCAGACCAGCTACGGCAACACCGCCGTCTCGGTCCACAGCACCATCCCCGAGCTGCACTTCAACATCGGCGTCGCGCGCAACTTCCTCAGCCCGCTGCTGGACCGGCTGATCCCGCTGCTGGTGATCGCATGCCTGGTGTTCGCCTCGCTCTTCGTGGTCACCACCGACAGCGACCGGCGCTCGCTGGCCGGCTTCTCCACCTGGACGGTGATCGGGTTCTGCGGGGCGATGATGCTGGTGGTCGCGGTGCAGCACAGTTCGCTGCGCTCGCAGACCGGCTCGGGCTCGGTGGTGTACGCCGAGTACTTCTACTTCATCCTCTACCTGGTCATCGCGCTGACCGCGCTGAACGTCGTCGACTACACCGCCAACTCCCGCTTCCGGCTGGTCGCCTGGCGGGGCAATCTGGCGGCGCGGCTGCTGTACTGGCCGATCGCGATGGGGCTGGTACTGGCGGCGACCATCGGGGTGTTCCTGCTGTAG
- a CDS encoding RNA polymerase sigma factor has product MSPAKDRAAAELFADLYPGLAGWCRRLVDDDGTAHDIASEAFTRLWSRWTAVEEPRGFLYVTAANLVRDHWRKLDRERRAVRRAGTEAALAQQRADGTAGTETSVSVRLMVQSLPERLRTVVLLYYFADLPVREIALLTRRKEGTVKADLHAAREFLRAGLAGLGGRLDHAH; this is encoded by the coding sequence TTGAGCCCGGCCAAGGACAGGGCAGCCGCCGAGCTGTTCGCCGACCTCTACCCGGGCCTGGCCGGCTGGTGCCGCCGCCTGGTGGACGACGACGGCACCGCCCACGACATCGCGTCCGAGGCGTTCACCCGCCTGTGGTCCCGCTGGACCGCGGTCGAGGAGCCCAGGGGCTTCCTCTATGTGACCGCGGCCAACCTGGTGCGGGACCACTGGCGCAAGCTGGACCGCGAACGGCGCGCGGTCCGCCGGGCCGGCACCGAGGCGGCGCTGGCCCAGCAGCGGGCGGACGGCACGGCAGGCACGGAGACCTCGGTCTCGGTACGGCTGATGGTCCAGTCGCTGCCGGAGCGGCTGCGTACCGTCGTCCTGCTCTACTACTTCGCCGACCTGCCGGTCCGGGAGATCGCCTTGCTGACGAGGCGCAAGGAAGGAACGGTCAAGGCCGATCTGCACGCCGCACGGGAGTTCCTGCGAGCCGGACTGGCCGGACTGGGAGGACGTCTTGATCACGCCCATTGA
- a CDS encoding zinc-binding dehydrogenase: MKAIAIQSFGSPDGLAVIDLPDPAPAPGQLLIATEAIGVGGVDAVIRRGTLPEYGFRAGHIPGSEVAGEVTAVGEGVDASWIGRRVWAFTGVGGGYVEQAVAAVEDVLPLPVGLAADDAVAIGGSGVVAHFALAHARFAPGESVLVRGAAGSIGITAVQLAARAGAGAVAVTTSSAERGARLRALGATHVLDRSGAPAPAADTPAAAAPAGTTPAADAPAAAAPPAAAPEGFDVVLDIVGGPGLPAFLSRLRPNGRMVALGIVGGQPPADFGTALLSSFQKSLTFATFSADTVPRPDRRAVRTEHFAAVAHGDLRAVVDDRLPLHQAALAHRRMDEGKVFGRIVLTP; encoded by the coding sequence ATGAAGGCCATCGCGATCCAGAGCTTCGGCAGCCCCGACGGGCTGGCCGTCATCGACCTGCCCGACCCCGCCCCCGCCCCCGGCCAGTTGCTGATCGCCACCGAGGCGATCGGCGTCGGCGGGGTCGACGCCGTGATCCGACGCGGCACCCTTCCCGAGTACGGCTTCCGCGCGGGGCACATCCCGGGCAGCGAGGTGGCGGGCGAGGTGACCGCGGTCGGCGAGGGCGTGGACGCGTCCTGGATCGGCCGCCGGGTGTGGGCGTTCACCGGCGTCGGCGGCGGCTATGTCGAACAGGCCGTCGCCGCCGTCGAGGACGTCCTCCCACTGCCGGTCGGCCTCGCCGCGGACGACGCGGTCGCCATCGGCGGCTCAGGCGTGGTGGCCCACTTCGCCCTCGCCCACGCCCGCTTCGCCCCCGGCGAGTCGGTACTGGTCCGGGGCGCAGCCGGCAGCATCGGCATCACCGCCGTCCAACTCGCCGCCCGCGCCGGCGCCGGAGCGGTGGCGGTCACCACCTCCTCCGCCGAACGCGGCGCCCGCCTGCGCGCCCTCGGCGCGACCCACGTACTCGACCGCTCGGGCGCTCCCGCTCCGGCAGCCGATACCCCGGCAGCGGCCGCCCCGGCAGGCACCACCCCGGCAGCCGACGCTCCGGCAGCGGCCGCACCGCCAGCCGCCGCCCCGGAGGGCTTCGACGTCGTCCTCGACATCGTCGGCGGCCCCGGCCTGCCCGCCTTCCTCTCCCGCCTCCGGCCCAACGGCCGGATGGTCGCCCTCGGCATCGTCGGCGGGCAGCCGCCGGCGGACTTCGGGACGGCACTCCTCTCCTCCTTCCAGAAGTCCCTCACCTTCGCCACCTTCAGCGCCGACACCGTCCCGCGCCCGGACCGGCGCGCCGTCCGCACCGAGCACTTCGCCGCCGTCGCGCACGGCGACCTGCGAGCCGTGGTGGACGACCGTCTCCCCCTCCACCAGGCCGCGCTGGCCCACCGCAGGATGGACGAGGGCAAGGTCTTCGGGCGGATCGTCCTCACCCCCTGA
- a CDS encoding class F sortase: MAARGGALAAPLLAAALLAGCAATGQAGAGSSGSASASSPVSPPSPPPASSAGQAGQAAAPLARSVPVRLRIPAIGVDAPLVQLGLAPDGTVQVPPIEANAPAGWYRGSPTPGETGPAVLLGHVTVGRYGNGVFLRLSELRQGARVLVRLRDGADASFTVYAVRTVAKNRFPTGAVYGDTDRPELRLITCGGPRTGDGYPDNVIVFASLTPGES; encoded by the coding sequence ATGGCGGCGCGAGGCGGCGCCCTCGCCGCGCCCCTCCTCGCCGCCGCCCTCCTCGCGGGCTGCGCGGCGACCGGGCAGGCCGGCGCCGGCTCGTCCGGCTCGGCATCCGCGTCCTCCCCGGTCTCCCCGCCCTCTCCGCCTCCCGCATCGTCTGCCGGGCAGGCCGGGCAGGCGGCGGCTCCGCTCGCCCGCTCGGTGCCGGTACGCCTGCGGATCCCCGCGATCGGGGTCGACGCCCCCCTCGTCCAGCTCGGCCTGGCCCCGGACGGGACCGTCCAGGTCCCGCCGATCGAGGCGAACGCCCCCGCCGGCTGGTACCGCGGCTCACCCACGCCCGGCGAGACCGGTCCGGCCGTCCTCCTCGGCCATGTCACCGTCGGCCGGTACGGGAACGGGGTCTTCCTCCGGCTGTCCGAGCTGCGGCAGGGCGCCCGCGTCCTCGTCCGCCTGCGAGACGGTGCCGACGCCTCGTTCACGGTGTACGCGGTGCGCACGGTCGCCAAGAACCGCTTCCCGACCGGCGCCGTCTACGGTGACACCGACCGTCCCGAACTGCGGCTGATCACCTGCGGCGGCCCGCGAACCGGCGACGGCTATCCCGACAACGTCATCGTCTTCGCCTCGCTGACCCCTGGAGAGAGTTGA
- a CDS encoding NAD-dependent epimerase/dehydratase family protein, with protein sequence MDVLVTGGAGFIGSAVVARLLGAGHRVRVLDALLPAAHGDGGQRPRLPDGAEFRHGDVRDAEAVRRALDGVDAVCHQAAMVGLGKDLADLPAYVGCNDLGTAVLLAGMERAGVRRLLLAGSMVVYGEGRYDCPEHGRVAPGPRHPAELDAGRFEPPCPRCGEPLVPGLVDETAPVDPRSVYAATKLAQEHLAAAWARGCGGRAIALRYHNVYGPGMPRDTPYSGVAALFRSALERGEAPRVFEDGGQRRDFVHVADVAAANLAALDVLAKPAAATVFRAYNVGSGVVHTVAELAAGLAAARGGPAPVTTGEYRLGDVRHITADSGRARAELSWRPAVGFAEGVAEFATARLR encoded by the coding sequence ATGGACGTGTTGGTGACCGGCGGGGCCGGTTTCATCGGGTCGGCGGTGGTGGCCCGGCTGCTCGGCGCCGGCCACCGGGTGCGGGTGCTGGACGCGCTGCTGCCCGCCGCGCACGGGGACGGCGGGCAGCGGCCGCGGCTTCCGGACGGGGCCGAGTTCCGGCACGGGGACGTGCGGGACGCCGAGGCCGTGCGCCGGGCGCTGGACGGCGTCGACGCGGTCTGCCACCAGGCCGCGATGGTCGGCCTCGGCAAGGACCTCGCGGACCTGCCGGCCTACGTGGGCTGCAACGACCTGGGCACCGCCGTCCTGCTGGCCGGGATGGAGCGGGCCGGGGTGCGGCGACTGCTGCTCGCCGGCTCGATGGTGGTGTACGGGGAGGGCCGCTACGACTGCCCGGAGCACGGGCGGGTCGCGCCCGGCCCGCGCCACCCGGCCGAGCTGGACGCCGGGCGATTCGAACCGCCCTGCCCCCGCTGCGGGGAGCCGCTCGTGCCGGGGCTGGTGGACGAGACGGCGCCGGTGGACCCGCGCAGCGTGTACGCGGCGACCAAGCTCGCCCAGGAGCATCTGGCCGCCGCCTGGGCGCGGGGCTGCGGGGGGCGGGCGATCGCGCTTCGCTACCACAACGTGTACGGGCCGGGGATGCCGCGGGACACCCCGTACTCGGGGGTGGCCGCGCTGTTCCGGTCAGCGCTGGAGCGGGGGGAGGCGCCCCGGGTCTTCGAGGACGGCGGTCAGCGGCGGGACTTCGTCCATGTGGCCGACGTGGCGGCGGCGAACCTGGCCGCGCTGGATGTGCTGGCGAAGCCGGCGGCGGCCACGGTCTTCCGGGCGTACAACGTCGGGAGCGGAGTGGTGCACACCGTCGCCGAGCTGGCGGCGGGGCTGGCCGCGGCGCGGGGCGGTCCGGCGCCGGTGACCACCGGGGAGTACCGCCTCGGAGACGTCCGGCACATCACGGCCGACTCCGGCCGGGCGAGGGCGGAGCTGTCCTGGCGACCGGCGGTCGGCTTCGCCGAGGGCGTGGCCGAGTTCGCGACGGCGCGGTTGCGCTGA
- a CDS encoding ATP-binding protein yields the protein MSFYGRDRLLADLRQRLDRIRADGAGQLLAVRGRRQVGKSRLITRFVEQSGLPYLYFSAVKNAAPAAQMRALTEELHTATTPLRDADSLFATPPADWRDAFGRIALACRDTPSIVVFDEFPWAAATDPTLEGYLQNAWDKQLEGAPVFFILIGSDVTMMERLTEHDRPLYGRAKGLTVRPFDPAECAEVLGADRSAMDAFDAVLVTGGYPRLMLDLARCDGTEDFVRAQLQDENGDLVVMGQRSLDAEFPDAAQARRVLTAIGGQPVGLAGFTQVVGRLPETGSAGQTAVARALKVLDDKGVVSIDVPVGAIRTTKLRRYRIADPYLRFWFRFVEGQQAHISRGRPDIPVSRFARGWASWRGRAVEPLLHEAVSRLAADRAERSTDQPEAEAGEVGSWWNRDNSREYDVVIAAAGAKRVLEVGSVKWREGAPFERRDLDRLAEARSDIPGAAAARLLAICPSGTVPDLPVDRVLAPQDLLTAWQH from the coding sequence ATGAGCTTCTACGGCCGCGACCGCCTGCTCGCCGATCTGCGGCAGCGCCTGGATCGCATCCGTGCGGACGGAGCCGGGCAACTGCTCGCCGTACGCGGCCGCCGGCAGGTGGGCAAATCCCGGCTGATCACCCGCTTCGTGGAGCAGTCGGGGCTTCCCTACCTCTATTTCAGCGCGGTGAAGAACGCGGCCCCCGCCGCCCAGATGCGGGCGCTCACCGAGGAGCTGCACACCGCGACCACTCCGTTGAGGGACGCCGACTCCCTCTTCGCCACGCCTCCGGCGGACTGGCGCGACGCGTTCGGCCGGATCGCCCTGGCCTGCCGGGACACCCCTTCCATCGTCGTCTTCGACGAGTTCCCCTGGGCGGCGGCCACCGATCCGACCCTGGAGGGCTACCTCCAGAACGCCTGGGACAAGCAGTTGGAGGGCGCCCCGGTCTTCTTCATCCTCATCGGTTCCGACGTGACCATGATGGAGCGGCTGACCGAGCACGACCGTCCGCTCTACGGCCGCGCCAAGGGGCTGACCGTGCGCCCCTTCGACCCCGCCGAGTGCGCCGAGGTCCTCGGGGCGGACCGGTCCGCCATGGACGCCTTCGACGCGGTGCTGGTCACCGGTGGCTACCCGAGGCTGATGCTCGACCTCGCCCGCTGTGACGGCACCGAGGACTTCGTCCGCGCCCAACTGCAGGACGAGAACGGCGACTTGGTGGTGATGGGTCAGCGCTCGCTGGACGCGGAGTTCCCCGACGCCGCCCAGGCCCGCCGGGTACTCACCGCGATCGGCGGGCAGCCGGTGGGCCTCGCCGGCTTCACCCAGGTGGTGGGACGACTTCCGGAGACGGGCTCAGCGGGGCAGACCGCCGTGGCCAGAGCGCTGAAGGTTCTAGACGACAAGGGCGTGGTCTCCATCGACGTGCCGGTGGGCGCCATCCGCACCACCAAACTCCGCCGGTACCGCATCGCCGACCCCTATCTGCGCTTCTGGTTCCGCTTCGTCGAAGGACAGCAGGCACACATCTCGCGCGGCCGACCGGACATCCCCGTAAGCCGCTTCGCCCGAGGGTGGGCGAGCTGGCGCGGACGGGCCGTGGAACCCCTCCTCCACGAAGCCGTCTCCAGGCTCGCCGCGGACCGTGCGGAGCGGAGCACCGACCAGCCCGAGGCCGAGGCCGGAGAGGTGGGCTCCTGGTGGAACCGCGACAACAGCCGGGAGTACGACGTGGTGATCGCCGCGGCAGGAGCGAAGAGGGTCCTCGAGGTCGGATCGGTGAAGTGGCGGGAAGGGGCCCCGTTCGAACGACGCGACCTGGACCGCCTGGCCGAGGCCCGCTCCGACATCCCCGGCGCGGCCGCGGCCCGCCTCCTGGCCATCTGCCCCTCAGGAACCGTCCCCGACCTCCCGGTGGACCGCGTCCTCGCCCCCCAGGACCTCCTGACGGCCTGGCAGCACTGA
- a CDS encoding response regulator transcription factor, producing MTSPLILVVDDDPTVAEVVAGYLVRAGFRVDRAADGPGALERAGAERPDLVVLDLMLPGLDGLEVFRRLPPVPVVMLTAKGQESDRILGLEMGADDYVTKPFSPRELVLRVQSVLRREERGSGHGGGGGDGRDGTGAVGGGGGPAGSRPGPEAGPLRSGDLALHREARRVFRSDRELSLTSREFELLAFFLEHPGVAFSREELMRRVWGWDFGDMSTVTVHVRRLREKVEDDPAQPLLITTVWGVGYRFDPAGPEPGPAVPPTAPGEPAL from the coding sequence GTGACCTCTCCTCTGATCCTGGTCGTGGACGACGACCCCACCGTCGCCGAGGTGGTGGCCGGCTACCTGGTACGCGCCGGGTTCCGGGTCGACCGCGCCGCGGACGGGCCCGGCGCGCTGGAGCGGGCCGGCGCCGAGCGCCCGGACCTGGTGGTGCTCGACCTCATGCTGCCCGGACTGGACGGGCTGGAGGTGTTCCGCCGGCTGCCGCCCGTGCCGGTGGTGATGCTGACCGCCAAGGGCCAGGAGTCGGACCGCATCCTGGGCCTGGAGATGGGCGCGGACGACTACGTCACCAAGCCGTTCAGCCCGCGCGAACTCGTGCTGCGGGTGCAGTCGGTGCTCCGCCGGGAGGAGCGCGGGAGCGGGCACGGCGGGGGCGGCGGAGACGGTAGGGACGGGACCGGCGCGGTCGGCGGGGGCGGGGGACCGGCCGGGTCGCGGCCGGGCCCGGAGGCCGGCCCGCTCCGCTCCGGCGACCTCGCGCTGCACCGGGAGGCCCGCCGGGTCTTCCGGTCCGACCGCGAACTCTCGCTCACCAGCCGGGAGTTCGAGCTGCTGGCGTTCTTCCTGGAGCACCCCGGGGTGGCCTTCTCCCGGGAGGAGCTGATGCGCCGGGTGTGGGGCTGGGACTTCGGCGACATGTCCACGGTGACCGTCCATGTGCGTCGGCTGCGGGAGAAGGTCGAGGACGACCCCGCCCAGCCGCTGCTGATCACGACCGTCTGGGGCGTCGGCTACCGCTTCGACCCGGCGGGCCCCGAACCGGGCCCCGCCGTACCCCCCACCGCGCCCGGGGAGCCAGCGCTGTGA